The DNA window aaataaagacttgaaagatttttagtgtttttaagtTTAGGATTTAGGAAATTTCATCTAGAATTGGGACTTGAGTTTTAAATTGTGTATAAAGTTTCACAAATAAGATTTTAggattttaaggttaaaatttgaATGAGTTATCGTATTAATACAAATTTTTTACATAATCTATACAAATTTAATTTGAGTGgattcttataaattattttacattcTGGTTTTGTGCAGatgaattatatttttagtttGAGAATATTTTTTCTATTAAGTAAAAGAATTGAGAGCATGAGAGTCAAAGTGgggttgttattttatttattttgaacaattttaacttaaaagaataaaaggtaaaaaaacaATCCAAGCGTTGGGTTGGTTCATTTAAGAAATATAATCAACCATCATGTTTTTGATAAAGGATTGGATGGTTCTGTCAAATATACCATGTATTGAAGCAAACCTGAGTCAGATACCACTTGCATTCACTTCCGTGATTCCACCAAATAGCCATCTAATAACTGTTACTTTGTCCTAGaagaaaatccaaggtaagttgtgaAGTCAGTTCCAAGTGGTCCATCCATCAAAACAAAAATATCCCAACTCTCAACCCATAGCTATCCAAAATGAAGGGTTTCGGGACCTATTGTTTGTAATTCAAGACATGAGCCATGGCTCACTATGGTGCAAAGGTAGTGGTGCCTATAGACCTGAAGAAAAAGCCATGGGAACAAAAACATCCCCTCCACAACCGGTGGCACCCCGACATACCAGTTGTTGCAGAGGTTAAAGATGGAGAGGTTTTCAGAGTTGAAATGGTGGATTTCAGTGGAGGTGGAATAACAAGTGACTACTCTGCCGAAGATGTCAAGCATGCTGATCAATCTATTGTGAGTTTCTACCTCCATCTTTTGCCTCCTCACTTTCCTTTCTTTCAACTTCTACTGCAACATAAAGCTGTTCCTATAATTTTTCTTAATCGTTTTTCAAGTAAACAATAACTTCCAGTGTTTCTTATTGGCAATTTTAATCAAACCCTGTTGTCTAGTTAGTGAACCTTGGTATTTCAGTCTAGTAAAACCAAAATGGGACCATTGGAAAAATGGTCGAACCCATTTGTCAGCAAGTAGAGTATTGGTCAAGACTCAAGAGTCAATACTTGCTTCAATGGGTGACATTTGGCAAGACTGAAACAAATATCTCAACAATCTCCCTATTTTCCCCAAAGCTTAATCCATGGCTCCTCCAACTCCAAGACTAGTGGTGTCAGTAGATTTGAAGAAGAAGCCATGGGAACAAGCTCTACCTCTTCACAATCGTTGGCACCCTGAAATCCCTCCGGTTGCCCATGTTAAGGTCAGTGAGGTCTTTAGAGTAGAAATGGTAGACTGGACTGGAAGTGTCATAAAAGATGATGATTCTGCAGCTGATGTCCAAATTTATAGACCTCTCCACTGTAAGTAAACAAACTCCATTATCTGAGACAGGGAAAAAAGAAATAAGCTAAATATAACATCTTATGTCAGATAAATAATCTTTGAATTGAACTTACtggttatgataaaaaaaaatattatgcaaATGATACAGGTTCATTATCTGAGTGGGCCTATAAGAGTTGTAGACAAGAAGGAGACACCTGCCATGCCAGGTGATCTTCTTGCAGTGGAAATATGTAACCTGGGTCCTTTACCGGGTGATGAATGGGGTTATACAGCAACTTTTGACAGAGAAAATGGAGGAGGGTTTTTGACGGACCATTTTCCATGTGCAACAAAAGCTATTTGGTATTTTGAAGGAAtctatgcctactctcctcatatACCGGGTGCAATTTCCATTAATTCCCACTAGTTATAAGCTGTCAAAATGCTTCCCTTTGTTTATATTGTCATTTAAAAAGGTTCATATGAATTGCAGGGGTGAGATTTCCGGGGTTGACTCATCCGGGAATAATTGGAACGGCACCATCAATGGAACTTCTGAATATATGGAATGAAAGAGAAAGAGAAGTAGAAGAAAATGGCCACAAGTCCCTAAAACTATGTGAAGTTTTGCATTCACGACCATTGGCAAACCTTCCTTCAACCAAAGGCTGCCATTTGGGGAAGGTATAGTTTACATCAGTTTGCTTGATCAGTAGCTTAATGTCTGCTGCCTTCGTGTTTGAGATTCAACTGCAATTAGTAGGCCACGATATGCTACTTAGATGCAATTTTCAACCAGAGAGTGATAATACCATAATGTACTGTAATGACGACAATGTGTAGATAAAAAAGGGGACTGCTGAATGGGAAAAGATTGCTAAGGAGGCTGCGAGGACTATTCCAGGAAgagaaaatggtggaaattgtGACATAAAAAACCTTAGTAGAGGTTCTAAAATATATCTTCCCGTGTTTGTTGAAGGAGCTAACCTTAGCACCGGTGACATGCATTTCTCTCAAGGTGATGGTGAAGTCTCATTCTGTGGAGCAATTGAGATGAGTGGTTTTCTTGAGCTTAAGTGAGTTTCAATTTTCATCGCACCGGAAATTTAGTAATTCTCAGAGTTGTTGCATATATTTAATTGCTTTCATAACTGGTACCTGGTTTAATAGGTGTGAAATTATAAGAGGTGGAATGAAAGAGTACCTTACTCCAATGGGGCCAACCCCTCTTCATGTAAATCCGATCTTTGAGATCGGACCAGTGGAACCGAGATTCTCGGAATGGTTGGTTTTTGAGGGAATAAGCGTGGATGAGAGTGGAAGGCAACATTTCCTTGATGCAAGTGTTGCATATAAACGTGCAGTGCTCAATGCTATCGACTACCTCTCCAAGTTCGGGTACTCGAAAGAACAGGTATGTATGTTCCCTCAATATTGAATAATAAAGAAATATATCACCTATGGTTAAACCATTACTGATCCGAACGGAACAACGGTGCTCTCATCAGGTTTACCTTCTTCTATCCTGCTGCCCTTGTGAAGGAAGGATCTCCGGAATTGTAGATGCACCAAATGCTGTTGCAACTCTTGCAATTCCAACTGCTATCTTCGACCAGGTATCCTTCTCCGAGAAGATTAACTCATAGTATCATCATTCCATTCTTTTCTAGGCTCCGAAATCTCCACTTGCATGACATAAAGTTTAAAATGATGGTCGTGTATCATGTGCAGGACATTCGTCCAAAAGCCGGAAAGGTGCCGATAGGGCCTCGGCTAGTGAGAAAACCAGATGTTTTAAGATGCAGTTATGATGGAAATCTTCCCACAACGAAGAACCCAGCTGCCTCAATGTAACTTAAGTCTACGGAACTAAGACCAAGAAACTGCAATATTGGGTTTTCATTTCTATGCCTTGTGGAACTTTTATACACATGGAAACAACTATGGATGAACGACattaatgtaaataataaactCCAGCTTCTGGACAAGATCGTATCCTCGATAGGATGTTATATGTTTTAAGAACTTATGTAAGAACAGCTATAAAAGAGCCTTCAATCTATGCGCATATACATACACATTGAAATGCTAGTTATGTCTTGGTGAAGAGATGAATTTCTAAGGAACTATTTGATTTAGAAAACTAAGATCATTGAAACCAGTTAAACATGGAAGGATGCCATTGAATAACAAGACGCTCATCCTCAAAAGTTATGTTCCATACAACGATATACTCGGTTATATATTGACAGTGTTCAATGATGTTGGAGGATGCGCATTTGACATAAACACTGTCGAAACATTGTCATCGTAGTCCGATTCTTTGGTTTCATACAATCCAAGTAACATGTTTTATGGAGTGGGTGACAACATTTTGATGGAAAGAATTTAGAATcagaaaaacaaataaagataAGAATAACCAAATAATATAAGTTAAGAAAACTACAACTCATTAAAGGCAATGATGGAAATCAATACACGGAAATACATCTAAGTATTACATAAATCATGTGAGGAAATATAAAAACATCTTTTCCCAAGGCTGTTATAAGAAGGggtattaattatttatttacaaaaaatatcTTTTGTTTGTCTATTTCCCTATGGTCGGGTGTTAATCTCAGGCAAAAGGGGTTTTGAGGTTTGGTTTGGTTGGTTGAAAGGCTAGGCAGAGGCTGAGAGGTAAACCCTAGTTGTTGACAAAAAAAAGTAGAACCAGTGTCCAGTGTTGCAGACAATGGCTTGGTTGGTTAGGGCTATTAATGTTGAAGCTTTGTTTGTGCATTGGCCCATATAGACTTGGTATCATCCTTAATGGTGGAGACAAATCTTTGTaggtcaaaaaataaaaattaaaaaaatgcagacaacaaacaaagaaaaacaagatCCTATTCCCACCTACATACATGAATATAGCCTCCTTTTGCGTGCTCTTTTAAGCTCAAAGTTcgacaatatatattaaaaagaacACCATGGCATTGTTCAAATGACTATGAAGGCACAAGCTGAGTGCCATACATAATATTGAGGCAACTCAAATACATGAGAGTTTTACTAGCGTGAATCAAGGGAATAGGGATCCCAAGTTCACATACTCGAAAATGGAACGGATTGTTGAATTACATTCTCAATGGGGTATGCTCATATATATCTACTAGAATTTGTCAATggatggaaaaaaataaatattttatgcataaaaggtcatttgaaaattaattatattaaaaataattgaataatattttaaaggaattgaaaaTATAAGTTGGGTACTATTTcataaagttttgaaaaaattcaatcaacctgaatattaatatttttggCAACTTAATTTTTTAAGCATGTTTGATAACTTACAATGAAAACTACATTAGTAGATAGAAATTTTTCTAcaaaaatataacaccccatacctaACTCGATCGTCAAGTCCGAGTTACGAAAGTCACATTCTTTGTCGGTGCAACCACAATCAATTATGTTTCAAATTTACAATTAGtacatattattaatattaaaacatCACTATGACATGTTTACAAACATGTTCAAGTTTGATACGATCTTACGAAAGCTTTTTAGATGACTCAAGGTCgaataaggatcaaattg is part of the Gossypium hirsutum isolate 1008001.06 chromosome D11, Gossypium_hirsutum_v2.1, whole genome shotgun sequence genome and encodes:
- the LOC107913275 gene encoding LOW QUALITY PROTEIN: formamidase-like (The sequence of the model RefSeq protein was modified relative to this genomic sequence to represent the inferred CDS: deleted 1 base in 1 codon), whose amino-acid sequence is MAPPTPRLVVSVDLKKKPWEQALPLHNRWHPEIPPVAHVKVSEVFRVEMVDWTGSVIKDDDSAADVKFIDLSTVHYLSGPIRVVDKKETPAMPGDLLAVEICNLGPLPGDEWGYTATFDRENGGGFLTDHFPCATKAIWYFEGIYAYSPHIPGVRFPGLTHPGIIGTAPSMELLNIWNEREREVEENGHKSLKLCEVLHSRPLANLPSTKGCHLGKIKKGTAEWEKIAKEAARTIPGRENGGNCDIKNLSRGSKIYLPVFVEGANLSTGDMHFSQGDGEVSFCGAIEMSGFLELKCEIIRGGMKEYLTPMGPTPLHVNPIFEIGPVEPRFSEWLVFEGISVDESGRQHFLDASVAYKRAVLNAIDYLSKFGYSKEQVYLLLSCCPCEGRISGIVDAPNAVATLAIPTAIFDQDIRPKAGKVPIGPRLVRKPDVLRCSYDGNLPTTKNPAASM